The Triticum urartu cultivar G1812 unplaced genomic scaffold, Tu2.1 TuUngrouped_contig_6728, whole genome shotgun sequence nucleotide sequence GGGGGTGGTCTCCCCGCCGCAGGTCCGCGCCGTGCTCCGCGCGCAGGCGCAGACGGACGCCCGCGCCGCGTTCGAGTTCTTCCGCTGGGCCGACCGCCAGTGGCGCTACCGTCACGCACcggaggtgttcgatgaaatgctgAGCCTCCTCAGCCACACCAGGCTCCACGACCCCGCCCGGCGCGTCATGCGCCTCATGATCCGCCGCCGCATGAGGCGCGGGACGCAGCAGTTCGCGCACCTCATGCTCTCGTACAGCCGCGCGGGGAAGCTCCGCTCCGCCATGCGCGTGCTCCAACTCATGCAGAAGGACGGGTGCGCACCTGACATATCGATATGCAATGTGACAGTGAATGTGCTTATTTTTGCCGGGCGCATTGACAAGGCAATAGAGTTTGCTGAGCGGATGCGCCGTGTTGGGGTCGAGCCGGATGTAGTCACATACAATTGCCTTATCAAGGGGTTATGTAGTGTGTGGAGGGTTGTTGAGGCGCTAGAGATGATCGGTGTAATGCTGCAAAATGGGTGCCCACCTGATAAGATTACCTATTATACAGCCATGGGCTTCTTGTGCAAGGAGAAGAGGGTGGCAGAGGTGCGGGGTTTGCTTGGGAGGATGAGGAATGATGCGGGTCTATTTCCAGATCAGGTCACATATAACATGCTTATCCATGTGCTTGCAAAGCATGGGCATGCAGATGAGGCGTTGGAGTTCTTGAGGGAGTCAGAGGGGAAAAGGTTCCGTGTTGATGAGGTTGGATATAGTGCAGTTGTGCACTCTTTCTGCGTGAATGGGAGGATGGCTGAGGCAAAGGAGATTGTAAGTGAGATGATCTCAAAAGAATGTCACCCTGACGTTGTGACATATAGCGCAGTTGTTGATGGGTTCTGCCGGATCGGGGAAATTGATCAAGCAAGAAACATGATGAAGCATATGTATAAGAATGGCTGCAAGCCAAACATAGTCACGCATACTGCACTGTTAAATGGTCTCTGCAAAGCTGGGAAAACTTCAGAGGCTTGGGAATTGCTAAACAACAGTGGAGAGGAATGGTGGACTCCCAGTGATATCACATACAGTGTTGTAATGCATGGGTTTAGAAGAGAAGGGAAACTAAAGGAATCATGTGATGTCGTCGCCCAGATGTTGCAAAAGGGTTTCTTTCCCACTACTGTGGAGATTAACTTACTGATCCATGCGTTATGTAAGGAAGGAAAGCCAGGGGAGGCCAAAGACTTCATGGAGCAGTGCCAAAGCAAAGGTTGTACCATTAATGTTATCAACTTTACTACTGTAATTCATGGATTTTCTCGGCAGGGGGATTTGGAATCAGCACTGTCTTTGTTGGATGACTTGTATCTCAGCAACAGGCATCCAGATGTTGTAACTTATACTGTTGTTGTGAATGCTTTGGGAAAGAAAGGTCGGCTGAAAGAAGCGACAGAGCTTGTGAAGAAAATGCTTAATAGAGGAATTGTCCCTACACTTGTTACATACAGGACAGTGATACATAGGTACTGTGAGAAGGGTACAGTGGAAGAATTACTCGATCTACTGGATAAGATGTTAGCAAGACAAGAGCTTAAGAGTGTATACAATCAGGTCATCGAGAAGCTATGTGCATTAGGTAAAATAAATGAAGCTTACAGTCTCCTCAGCAAGGTACTGAGAACTGCCTCACAGAGAGACGCTCAGACATGCCACATTCTGATGGAGAGTTTTCTTAATAGAGGTCTCGCAGTTCAGTCAAACAATGTGGCGTGCCAGATGTTTCAGAGAAATTTAATTCCTGATATTAAATTGTGTCAAAAAGTTGACAATCAGCTGACCTTAGAGAAACAACAAACTTCTGGAAAGCTTATAGTTAAGTTTTTAGAAAGAGGTCTTCTGAAACAAGAAAAGTAAGCTATTGCTGTCTGACATTTTGATGTATCATGTATTTATTGGCAAGAATGTTTAAGATTTGATCTGATTGTTAGAAACAGATGCATAAATACTGGAAAGCTTACTCACTTTCTTCTACCTAAAACTGACAGATTTTAGTTTTGTGTTCAGTTGGTAACGTTTCATGCTTCATGCTCATACCCCTGCACCTGTCACCAACTTATTCACAACCAGTCAATAGACTGGTAGGTATGGAACCTGAAGGTTAGTTAGCTGCAACTACTGAACAGtacacatgttcatgcatatatCAGCATCACAAGGGTTTGGTCCATAATGAACTAGACTGAGTGAAACACTTAAGGGGAGGAGACAATGGAGGGAGATGGCGACGCTGCGACGGCGCCGTTGCTGGACTTCATCGATGACCAGTCAGCCGCCTCGGAGGAGCTGCTGCGGCGGGAGCCGGTGCCATTCGACGTGCTGTCGCGGCTGGCATTGTGGGAGGCCGGCAACCTGTGGCGCATCTCATGGGCGTCCATCCTCATCACGCTCTTCAGCTTCACTCTCAGCCTCGTCACGCAGATGTTCGTTGGCCACCTTGGTGAGCTCGAGCTTGCCGGGGCCTCCATCACCAACATCGGCATCCAGGGCCTAGCCTATGGCATCATGGTAACTAGCTGCGCTCGTTCTTGCACTATGTAGTATAGTCCTTTGTGCTGCTTAGAAACGACGTCTTCTCACTTGTATGCGGAATGCAGCTTGGCATGTCGACTGCAGTGCAGACTGTGTGCGGCCAGGCCTACGGTGCGAGGAGGTACAGGGCGATGGGTGTTGTTTGCCAGAGAGCGCTCGTCCTCCAGTTTGTGACGGCCGTCGCCATAGCTTTCTTCTACTGGTACTCTGGCCCATTCCTGCAGCTCATTGGGCAGGCTGAGGACGTGGCTGTGGCAGGGCAGCTGTATGCTCGTGGGCTGGTGCCACAGCTGCTCGCGTTTGCACTCTTCTGCCCGATGCAGAGGTTCCTGCAGGCTCAGAACATCGTCAACCCCGTAGCGTACATGGTGCTTGCTGTGCTGGTCTTCCACATCTTCATCTCATGGCTCGCTGTGTTCGTGCTCAGCTTTGGCCTTCTCGGTGCGGCTCTGACTCTGAGCTTCTCTTGGTGGGTGCTCGTGGCGTTGACCTGGGCGTACATCATCTGGAGCCCAGCTTGTAAGGAGACGTGGACTGGGCTGTCCATGCTTGCTTTCAGAGGCCTCTGGGGATACGCCAAGCTCGCCTTCGCGTCGGCTGTTATGCTAGCGTGAGTAAATTTATCAGCCATTTCTAGTTAACTGTTTGGTAGTTCTTGCTTGTTTATGTCTTGCGTTGTTGTGTTCTTTGTCAGGTTGGAGGTCTGGTACGTGCAAGGATTTGTGCTTCTGACTGGCTTCCTCCCCAACTCAGAGATTGCTCTTGATTCACTCTCTATCTGGTACGCCACTCCATGATTCAGCCCAAGTTTAATGTCTGATCGTATCTTCATATTCACACATAAGACATAACATGCATCGCTATCTCTTTGACTTGTTTCAGCATCAACTACTGGAACTGGGACTTCCAAATCATGCTTGGTTTGAGCTATGCGGCCAGGTCAGTGCAAATGAACGAGACCTACCAGGATGTATACCCATTTTTCCCGTGCTGATCAAACATTTGCATCAATGTATTGTGCAGCATTCGCGTCAGCAACGAGCTTGGCGCTGGCCATCCAAAGGTCGCGAGGTTGTCGGTCATGGTGGTCGTCATGGCGAGCATCGCCTTCAGCATTCTCGCCACGATTGTAGTCATGGCCCTTAGGTACCCGCTGAGCACCCTCTACACAAGTAGCACGACGGTGATCGAGGCCGTCATCGCTCTGATGCCATTGCTGGCCATCAGCATCTTCTTGAATGGGATCCAGCCAATCCTCTCAGGTACACCTGAAATTTTGTCAGAGATCATACAGTACCTAGTTTGCATTGACCAAAGGAACTAAACTCCTGGAATCTCTGCAGGAGTCGCGGTCGGGAGCGGGTGGCAGGTCATAGTTGCCTATGTCAACGTCGGGGCTTACTACATCATTGGGCTGCCGATTGGATGCGTCCTAGGGTTCAAAACAAGCCTGGGAGCAGCTGTAAGCTAATTAGCTTCCCACCCTAATTTCATCTTCAGTTAGTTAACCTCTATCTTGCAACATATTTTTCCAGAGGTCTGATGATCAGTTGCATCTGTTTGTGGTAATTCAGGGGATCTGGTGGGGCTTGATCATAGGGGTCGCGATCCAGACGGTGGCTCTGATCGTCATCACGGCCAGGACCAACTGGGATAGCGAGGTGGGCTCGCTCTCCTCCCATTCCATGCATGATTATTTCAGCTGAATCTTCTGTTTCTCCCTGTGCTCATGGCAATGACACGGCTATGTCATGTATGTGCTTAGGTTGAGAAGGTGATCCAGCGACTGCGGCGCACCGCGGCAGACGAGGGCGGCGTGCTGGTGGTCGATGATGACGACGTCTGATGACCGGTTGGGGGCTCTGTTTGACGACCATTGTTTGCAAGGAGCACTGTCCGGGAGTAGTAGCTAGGTGCCGAACTTTACCAAGTGGCTATAGTGCCTTTCGGTTTGTGCAATAAGTTGAAACTCAGATGATGGACTTGTAGTAGTTAAATGGTTAATTATCCCTGGCTGCTGGACAAGAAATGGTTTGATTTCTTTGAGCTCTTACACTTTGATGATGCCCCCAGATTATTGAGGTCGATATGGACCCTGCTGGTCAGCCTGAGGTGGTGCCATGGGCCCCGTTTGTCAGCACCAGCATGTTGTGGGCTGGTGGTTTTTTTGTCTGTACGGAATCCGCTACATTTTTCTTGAATGTTCATAGGACATGTGTCTACAATCCCTAGAAATTTCAGATCCGAAATCAAAATACATATGaaaaaaccaaaagaaaaatCTGCATGAATGAATAGTGTTTGAAAAAGACAAGCACGAAATTACACTATTCACACCTGAATCGTGTCTTCGAATTTGATTCGGGACGCCGTCATCGTCTGATCTGGGCAACCGGACCTTGGGTATTCCAGTAGAACAGTGGATTGATTCTATCACACAATTACAACATGGTACAGCAGGTTTACATAGTGGAGAAGCCCGGAGAGGTAGGCACGCAGGCCTGGGCTGCGGTTAAGATCCTAGAAACTAGGGCTGGACGTGCTAGATGTGCCATACTGTTACAACACAAGAGTTACATGTTAACACCCCCTCAACTGGGACGCCATTGGGTAGGATGTTCAAGCTGGATCGAAACTCGATAAACACCAAGGATGGTAGCCCTTTAGTGAAGACATCCGCGAACTGTGAGCTGGATGGTACGTGAAGCACACGGGCCTCACCAAGAGCGACGCGGTCGCGCACAAAATGTAGATCAATCTCAATGTGTTTTGTGCGTTGATGCTGTACCGGATTGGAGGCAAGGTATG carries:
- the LOC125531020 gene encoding pentatricopeptide repeat-containing protein At5g41170, mitochondrial-like, whose amino-acid sequence is VVSPPQVRAVLRAQAQTDARAAFEFFRWADRQWRYRHAPEVFDEMLSLLSHTRLHDPARRVMRLMIRRRMRRGTQQFAHLMLSYSRAGKLRSAMRVLQLMQKDGCAPDISICNVTVNVLIFAGRIDKAIEFAERMRRVGVEPDVVTYNCLIKGLCSVWRVVEALEMIGVMLQNGCPPDKITYYTAMGFLCKEKRVAEVRGLLGRMRNDAGLFPDQVTYNMLIHVLAKHGHADEALEFLRESEGKRFRVDEVGYSAVVHSFCVNGRMAEAKEIVSEMISKECHPDVVTYSAVVDGFCRIGEIDQARNMMKHMYKNGCKPNIVTHTALLNGLCKAGKTSEAWELLNNSGEEWWTPSDITYSVVMHGFRREGKLKESCDVVAQMLQKGFFPTTVEINLLIHALCKEGKPGEAKDFMEQCQSKGCTINVINFTTVIHGFSRQGDLESALSLLDDLYLSNRHPDVVTYTVVVNALGKKGRLKEATELVKKMLNRGIVPTLVTYRTVIHRYCEKGTVEELLDLLDKMLARQELKSVYNQVIEKLCALGKINEAYSLLSKVLRTASQRDAQTCHILMESFLNRGLAVQSNNVACQMFQRNLIPDIKLCQKVDNQLTLEKQQTSGKLIVKFLERGLLKQENW
- the LOC125531021 gene encoding protein DETOXIFICATION 41-like isoform X1, translated to MLIPLHLSPTYSQPVNRLVGMEPEGEETMEGDGDAATAPLLDFIDDQSAASEELLRREPVPFDVLSRLALWEAGNLWRISWASILITLFSFTLSLVTQMFVGHLGELELAGASITNIGIQGLAYGIMLGMSTAVQTVCGQAYGARRYRAMGVVCQRALVLQFVTAVAIAFFYWYSGPFLQLIGQAEDVAVAGQLYARGLVPQLLAFALFCPMQRFLQAQNIVNPVAYMVLAVLVFHIFISWLAVFVLSFGLLGAALTLSFSWWVLVALTWAYIIWSPACKETWTGLSMLAFRGLWGYAKLAFASAVMLALEVWYVQGFVLLTGFLPNSEIALDSLSICINYWNWDFQIMLGLSYAASIRVSNELGAGHPKVARLSVMVVVMASIAFSILATIVVMALRYPLSTLYTSSTTVIEAVIALMPLLAISIFLNGIQPILSGVAVGSGWQVIVAYVNVGAYYIIGLPIGCVLGFKTSLGAAGIWWGLIIGVAIQTVALIVITARTNWDSEVEKVIQRLRRTAADEGGVLVVDDDDV
- the LOC125531021 gene encoding protein DETOXIFICATION 41-like isoform X2, which encodes MEGDGDAATAPLLDFIDDQSAASEELLRREPVPFDVLSRLALWEAGNLWRISWASILITLFSFTLSLVTQMFVGHLGELELAGASITNIGIQGLAYGIMLGMSTAVQTVCGQAYGARRYRAMGVVCQRALVLQFVTAVAIAFFYWYSGPFLQLIGQAEDVAVAGQLYARGLVPQLLAFALFCPMQRFLQAQNIVNPVAYMVLAVLVFHIFISWLAVFVLSFGLLGAALTLSFSWWVLVALTWAYIIWSPACKETWTGLSMLAFRGLWGYAKLAFASAVMLALEVWYVQGFVLLTGFLPNSEIALDSLSICINYWNWDFQIMLGLSYAASIRVSNELGAGHPKVARLSVMVVVMASIAFSILATIVVMALRYPLSTLYTSSTTVIEAVIALMPLLAISIFLNGIQPILSGVAVGSGWQVIVAYVNVGAYYIIGLPIGCVLGFKTSLGAAGIWWGLIIGVAIQTVALIVITARTNWDSEVEKVIQRLRRTAADEGGVLVVDDDDV